In the Parasphingorhabdus halotolerans genome, GCCTCGGCGCCATCCACAAGCATGGACAAAAGCATTTGCTAGCGTCATGACGCAAAATAACCCCGAATAAGAGGACCATTGCTTTGTTAGACCAACTTTCTGTTGACGCCGTATCCGGTAATTTTTCACCAATCGCTTTGTTTCTGGAAGCTGATATCGTCGTTAAACTGGTGATGGTCGGCCTGTTACTGGCCAGCGTCTGGACCTGGACGATCATCGTCAGTTTCGCCCTCAAGATAGGACGCACGCAGAGCAAATCCGAGAAATTCGAGCGCGCGTTTTCCTCTGCCGACAATGTTGACAGCTTTTATGAAAGTCATGGAAAATCAACGCTGCCGATGGCAAAAGTGCTTGCCGCTGGCGTCAAAGAATGGCGGCGATCCACGGCGCGCGGCCCGATTGACCGCGATGGCACAAGGCAACGATTGGCGACAGCAATGAACGCCACAATCGCGCATGAAGTGGACCAGCTGGCAGATCGTTTGAACTTCCTCGCAACCGTCGGCAGTGTTGCACCATTTGTCGGTCTATTCGGCACAGTCTGGGGTATCATGCGCAGTTTCTCGGCCATCGCAGCCGAACAAAATAGCTCCCTCGCGGTGGTTGCGCCCGGCATTGCCGAAGCGCTTTTTGCGACCGCCATTGGTCTGTTTGCAGCCATTCCGGCGGTCATCGCCTATAACCGCTTCTCCCATCGCCTGAACAAGCTTGAGGCTCGCATGGGGCGTTTTGCCGATGGTTTCCACGCCACGCTGAGCCGTGAGCTGGAGCTTGGAGACTGAGCATGGGCATGAACATGGGATCAGGCATTGGCAGGCGTGGCGGCAGACGCGGCCGGGCGCCGATGGCAGAGATTAACGTCACCCCATTTGTTGATGTGATGCTCGTGCTGCTTATCATCTTCATGGTTACCGCGCCATTGCTGGTTGCCGGTGTTCCGGTGGATCTACCGGAAAGCCGTGCCAACGCGCTGGAACAGGACCAGGAGCCGGTGCAAATTTCAATTGATCCGGAAGGCCGGGTATATCTTGGTGAGGACGAGGTCAGCCAGTCCGCGCTGGCTGCACGACTTGGTGAAATAGCCGCAACGCAGGATCCGGAAAATCCGCGCCAGATCATGCTGCGCGGCGACAAAACTCTGGATTACGGCTTGATCATGGGTGTGATGGGCGAACTCAATCGGGCAGGCCTTAACCGGGTGTCATTAGTCACAACAGGTTCATCTGACACAAATTAGGACTTACACGCTGATATGGAAAAGGCTGAAAAAATTGGCTTGGGAGTGGCAGCGGCAGGGCATATTGCCCTGTTCGGTGTGTTATCGCTCAGCCTGATTGCCAAGCCCGATGAAGCGTTTCGGCCCAAGCCAATGGAAGTGATGATTGCCGATGAAGTGGGGCTGGAAAGCTCGACACCTAATCCGGCCATGGTCGCGCCCGCTACCAGTGTGGCGCCAGAATTGGGCCTGCCGGAAGAAAGCAGCTTCATGGAACCGGAGCCGCTGCCGGAACCGCCGCCGACTCCGGCAGCTACACCGAAACCAACGGTGAAACCTGCACCAACGTCGAGTGAACCGCGCCGGAGGCCTGACAAACCAACAAGCACCACAAAACCAAAACCCAAACCGGCGGCTAAACCGACGCCTGCTGCCAAGCCGACACCGGCGGCAAAACCAAAGCCGACGCCGAAAGGCTCCCGCCTCGGAGATGATTTCCTCAAGGGCGTAACCGATGCTCCATCAACCAGCCAGAACCAGAATATTCGCGCTGAAAAAGCGTCTGCCTCTGCCGTGGCTTCGCTCCAGCGTGAGCTTTACCGACTGGTGAAACAGCGATGGAGTCCACCATCTGGCGCAGATTCCGAATTGCTACGCACCAAGGTAGTGGCGCGACTGGACCGTGATGGCAAAATCATTGGTAGCCCTTCGGCTTCAACTACTGGGATAACCGCCAGCAATCGCTCACAAGTTGGTGTGCATCAGGAGCGGGCTATTGCCGCTGTCCGGCTTGCTGCGCCCTATACCACTTTCCCAGAGAAATTTTACGACGAATGGAAGGTCATTGAGCCTGTCCTGTATCAAGGTATTTAGGAGACTATAAGTGTCAAAAATAACCGCGACTCGCACCCAATCAAGCCATAGGCTTTTTTCATGGATTGCTGCATCGTTCATGCTGATCGGCATCACTGCGCCTGTCAAAGCGCAGCTGACTGTCGATGTCGATAACAGCGCAGGCGATGAATTGGTCATCTCGGTTCCTGGCTTGCCAACACCGCAAAGCGTCAACACGCCTGCTGGCAGCACCGCAGAACTTGGCGGCAAGATCAGCGATGTCATTGTCAGCGATCTGCGCTCGAGTGGGTTGTTTAAGCCAAAGGGGCGCAACGAAGTGCGCGGCATTAGTTTTGACGAGGTCACCGCGCCGCAATTTCCCTATTGGGCGGGCACCAATAGCTCGGCGCTGATTCAGGGTTTTATACGCGCCAATCCCGACGGCAAATTGACCGTTGGCTGTTATCTCTATGATGTTGCGCTGGAAACAGAACTCACCCGCCAAGGATTTGTTGTCGATCCCGGCGACTGGCGGCGCGCGGCGCATAAATGCGCTGATAGCATCTACTCGCGTTTATCTGGGGAATCGCCGTTTTTTGACAGCCGCATTGCCTATATCGCCGAAACCGGGCCGAAGGGAAACCGCACCAAACGTCTGGCGATCATGGACAGCGACGGTGCCAATCACCGGTTCATCACGAACGGTCAGGCAACCGCACTCACCCCGCGCTTTTCACCTGACTATCGCAGACTGGTCTATCTCAGCTTTCTCGATGGGAACCCGCGAATTTATGTTTATGAGATTGGCACCGGGCAACAGAAACTGATTACCCAGAGCACCAACCCGACTTTTGCTCCACGCTGGTCGCCCGATGGCAAGTGGATCCTCTATTCCATGGCGATTTCCGGCAACACTGATATTTACAAGGTATCATCCGGCGGTGGGACACCGCAGCGGCTGACATTCTCGCCGGGTATTGATATTGGCGGCAGCTTTTCTCCCGATGGCAGCAGGATCGTGTTTGAAAGCGATCGAAGCGGGAGTCAGCAGCTTTATGTGATGGGCGCCAATGGCGGCAATGAAAACCGCATCAGCTTCGGCGGCGGGCGCTATGCAACGCCGGAATGGAGCCCGCGCGGAGATTTAATCTCTTTCACGAAAATGGCCGGTAATTTCCGCATCGGTGTAATGACTCCAAGCGGTGGCGGTGAACGTTTGCTCACCAATAGCTGGCAGGATGAAGCGCCGACCTGGGCACCCAATGGCCGCGTCATCCAGTTCTTCCGCACAGCGCGCGGCAGTGGACAGACCGGTATTTGGCAAGTGGATTTGACCGGCCGCAATGAACGGAAACTGCCGACACCGGTCGATGGCTCGGACCCTGCTTGGGGTCCTTTATTACCGTAGACTTGACTTCACCATTCGAATCGCGACAAGTACCTGATAAGTCGCTATAACTGGAATTAATTGCAACCAGAATAGGAGCAGAAATATGTTAAAATATGCGACCCCCTCCTGATTACCTCCAGCCTGGTGCTGGCAGGCTGCGCAAAGAAGGCACCAGATGATCTGCCACCGCCGCCCGTTGGGACAACCCAACCGACCGGACCTACTGGACCAGTTGGCCCCGGCTATGCTCCCGGGTCACAGGGTGATTTCCTCGCCAACACCATGTCTGACCGGATCCTTTTTGATACAGACCGTTACAATGTGGATTCGCAGGATCAGGTGATTTTACAAAGCCAGGCGCAATGGCTGGCACAACATCCCAATGCCCGGATCACAATTGAAGGCCATGCCGATGAGCGCGGAACGCGGGATTACAACCTTGCCCTTGGCGAACGCCGCGCCAATGCGGCGAAAAATTATCTGGCTTCGCTTGGCGTCAGTCCATCACGCATGACAACGGTGAGTTACGGCAAGGAGCGCCCGGATGCTCTTGGCTCGAACGAATCCGCATGGGCGCAAAACCGCCGCGCCGTGAGTGTTGTCGTTCGCTAAAGATCGATTGGTACGTTAAAAAAAAAGGCCGCCACCCGAACCGGGTCGCGGCCGTTTTTTTAATTTCAGAAATCTATTTTTTGGTGCCGGTCATTGCCATTTCACCAAAAGCGCCCGCTTTAACCGAACCGGCCAGTTGACCATCGGTAATTGTTGCATCGCCTTCCAGTTTCATTGGCATCGGGACCGTCATGTTCATCGTCCAGGTAATGTGGTTGCCATCCACCTTGCCGTCTTCGACATCCATAGCACCCATTGCGCCAGCATTCGTGCCGGTAAATGTATCACCGTCCGTCACAATAGTGAATTCCGAGGTTTGGTCGCCCATAGGGGATTTGGTGACGCATGTATAAGTACCATCAATAGACATAATATTTTCCTTCTCGTTTTCTTAGTTCCGACCGCATGGTGACGATATGTTATTCATCGCCATCCGAATCACTGGAGCTGGATAGTTTACTAACATCCGTGTCACTAGCTTCATAGCCGCGATATTCAATCGGCATACCCAGCGCTTCCAGTTGCGGTTTGATTTTGTCAGCATCGCCAACGATTACCCAGGTAAAGCCATTTGGATCGACCGCATCAGCCATCGCTTTGTTAAGGTCTTCAGCCGTTAAGGTCCGGTAGCGCGCGGCCACGGTTTCTGCGTAGTTGGATGGACGCCCAAACTGCACATCTTCCTGCATCTGACCCAGCACGCTGGTCGAACGTTCAAACTGACCGGGCAACTGACGGACGTTGCCATTGACCGTGCGTTTTAGTTCTGCATCGGTAACGCCGTTTTCGCCAAGAAAATCTACCACCTGCGCCTTTATGGCAGCAACAGCGGGTCCGGTTTGATTAGTCTGTACTGGCGCGCGCATCAGATAGGGAACTTCATGTTCGCCGCGCAAAATGCTGTTGCGTGTACCGTAGCTCCATCCTTTTGTTTCCCGCAAATCCATATTGATCCGAGAGAGGAAGTTGCCTCCCAGCACCTCATTCGCTGCGTCAAGCGTCAACAGATCATCCGTGCCCTTGAGCGGTGTGACCTGACCTGCATAAATAAGGGACTGCGGAGAATTTGCGCGGTGGATGACCACAATCTTCTCTTGGGCAGCAGGGATAGCAGCATCGAAATTTTTTGCAGGCGCTGCTTTGCCGGTGCCCTTCCATTTGCCAAAACGCATTTCCAGTTTATCGACCAGCGCCTTCCTGGCGATATTGCCCGTCGCGAACAAGGTTGCGTTTTCCGGTCGCATCCAGCCATTGTGGAATTTCACCAAATCGTCGCGGGTAATGGAGGAAACGGATTCCTTGGTTCCATCGCCAGAAAAACCGCGACCGTAAGGGTGGGCTTCACCAAATAAAAGCGGCGGCAGAGCGTTACCGGCGATTGAGCCAGGATCATTGGCGGCTGCTTCAATCGAAGTCAGCTGCTGCACCCGGATACGCTCGATATCGTCTGATTTGAAAGCAGGGTTTTTGACTATATCGGCCATCAGGTCGAGCGAGGCATCCAGATTGGGATTGACTGCACTCAGGCTAACGGCGGTCTGGTCACGACCGCCACCAACGCCAATATTGGCACCCAGCCGCTCTTGCTGCTCGGCGATCTGGATTGAATTCAGACTGGTCGTGCCCTCTTCCAGCATGGATGTGACAAAATTCTGCAATCCGATTTTATCGGCAGGATCCGCGGTGGTGCCTGCGTCAAACGAGAGCGTCACACGCGTCATCGGTACCGCGTCGCGCCGCGCGAAATAGACCTTGATGCCGTTGGAGAGCGTTGCGGTTTCCACATCGGGAAAATCAACATTGGGGACTTCGCCGACGGGCGGCAGACTAGAACGATCTGGCGCGGTGACCGTTCCGGCCTGACCGTCCTGCATATAATAAGCCGGAGCCGTCAGCGTTCCTGTCCGCGCACCCTTGCCTGCGCCGACTTCTTGGTAGGCTTCACGTTCTCCAGGCACAACGGTTATGCCGACTACTGGCCGTGTCAGCCATTTCTGCATGGCTCCGGTCACCGATTCCGGTGTTGTCGATGCCAGCCGCTGCAGTTCCTTTTTGAAGTGGCTCGGATCGTTGGAATAGAGCTTACCCTCTGCTAAAGCGACGGCCTTGCCGCTAAAACCGCCAACCTGCTCGAGGCCGGCAATTCTGGACGCAGCATCGCGCGTGGCGACCCGCTGCACTTCATCAGCAGTCGGGCCTGTTTTGATAAAATCAGCAATAATCTCATCCAGCCGCTTGGCGACCATATCGGCGTCTTCACCCGGTTTCACATCCGCCTGAATATTGACCAGGCTGCCATGTACGAATGGAATCACAAACGCAGATACCGCCACCGCATTTTTCTCTTCCCGCACCATGATATTGTCAAGCCGCGAGCTTGCAAGACCGCCCAGAACGGCCATGCCGACATCGAGCTTTGTGTAATCCGGATCATTGAGCCCAGGCACTACCCAGTTGCGATAAATGCGCGTCGTAGCGACTTTGTCCTTCATCACCTCAAACACCGGCGCAGCTAAGCTCGGGATAGGCGGATCAAGTTTTTCGATCGGCTTGCCGCTCGGAATAGCACCGAACCATTTATTGACCAGCGGCTTCGCGGCCATCGCATCAATATCGCCAGCCAGAACCAGTATCGCGTTATTGGGTCCATAGTGGTCGGTAAACCAGGTTTTCATATCGTCAAGGGAAGCGGCTTCCAGGTCTTCCAACGAGCCGATGGTGTCGTGCCCATAGGGGTGACTGCTATCGGGAAACAGCAACTCGGTTTGCTTGTAGCCGACCAAACCATAAGGTTGATTATCGCCCTGCCGTTTTTCGTTGGAAACCACACCGATCTGATTGTCGAGCTTCTCTTGTGTCACTGCACCAAGCAAATATCCCATCCGGTCGCTCTCCAGGAACAGCGCAACTTCAAGTGCCGATTTGGGAACGGTCTGGAAGTAGTTGGTGCGATCCAGCCAGGTGGTGCCATTAAGATCCGTCGCGCCAATTTGCCGCAACGGCTCGAAATAATCTCCCGGCGCGTTCTCAGAGCCGTTGAACATGATATGCTCGAACAGATGCGCATACCCGGTCTTGCCTTTGGGTTCATTAGCCGAACCAACGCCATACCAAATAGACACCGCAACAATCGGTGCCTTGCGGTCGGTGTGGACCAGCACCTTGAGTCCGTTATCCAGCGTGAATTCTTCATAAGGAATATTCACCGCGTCAACGAGTTCGCTGACCGGCGCGGGCTTCGGAGCTTTATGATTGTCGGCAAAAGCCGGTGCAGAAACCGTCAAGGCGCTCGTAGCAAGAGCGAAAAACAACGTGCGGGAGAAGCGTGACATCAGGGGTAATCCTCTCAAAGATAGATAATATTTACTCTAATAGTTGGAACAGCTATCGCCGCGCAAGCCTGAGCGCCCAAGTTCGACCAACGCCCTTCTGCATTCGACGAACGGCATAAAGCCTATTTGTGCTTCCAGCCCCAGAAAAGATGGCATGGCAAGATGTTCCAGAACGAATATCCATTATCGATCCGGTCAAAATACGGAGCCATAAAATCACGAGCACGTTTAACAAATTGGTACACGAGAAATGCCCCGCCGGGACGAAGCGCCTCATAAGTTTCGCTCGCGATTTTCGGTCCCAAATTGTCGGGCAGGGTAGAAAAAGGCAGGCCCGACAAAATATAATCCGCTTTTTCATGACCAAGGTCAGCAATAATCTGGCGCACATTGGCGGCGGAACCATGCACTGGATAGAAGCGACTATCGCGGATGGATTTGGACAAATATTCAATGAAGTCTGGATTGAGGTCGATTACGATCAGCGTCGCATCCGGTTTCATTCGTTCCAGTATCGGGCGGCAAAAAGTGCCAACGCCGGGACCATATTCAACGAACACATCGCATTCGTCCCATTTGACCGGTTCGAGCATTTTTCTGATCGTGACATCGGACGAAGGAATGATTGATCCAACCATTACCGGATGCTTGATAAAACCCTTGAAAAAGACACCCCAAGCGCCGAAGAAACGCTCCAGTCGCGCTTTGATTCGGCTGAAAATTGGTGTTTTTGCTATGCTGTTACTCAAGAAGTGTCTCCGGACGATTGCCTGGCCGACTTGTTAGAGTGTAATAGCCCCGGTGACAATTATTTTACCGGTTGCGCGTTGAAACCGATTGATTGAAAGAATGATCATGATGCTTCATCCGGCCGGGTCCATTGCAGTAATTTTTTGCGCCAAACGGACGACCATTGACGAGGCTGGCTATCAGGAAGCAGCAGCCAAAATGAGCGCGCTGGCAAAATTGCAGCCCGGCTATCTTGGTGAAGACCATGCCCGCACGGAAAATGGTCTGGGAATTACGATAAGCTACTGGAAAGATGATTCCAGCGCGAAAGCCTGGCGCGATCAGCCGGACCATGCGGCAACAAGAGAAAAAGGCCGCGACAAATGGTATGAATTTTACACCCTCCATGTCGCCCGTGTCGAACGCAGCTATGACTGGCAGAAATAACTTGCCATAGAGACGCGATGGCCGATTCTCCTGTTCCTGAAACTGCAACACCAAAGGCTACACCGATAGATAGCACGCGTATGACTGTGCTGTTTTCGGTCATGCTGGTGACCGCATCGGGCAATACCGCCATGCAGTCCATCCTGCCGACAATCGGCACTCAGCTCCATATCCCTGATTTTTGGGTAAGCGCGGCATTTAGCTGGTCGGCATTGCTGTGGGTTTACACCGCACCCAAATGGGCGAGAATGTCCGACAAACGCGGGCGAAAGGCCTTGATGCGACTTGGCATGATCGGCTTCACATCTTCATTCGCGCTCGCGGGGCTGGCGTTGTTCCTTGGGTTGCAAGGCTGGTATAGTGCGCTTTGGACGTTCGTATTATTCGCTTTATTCCGTAGCCTCTACGGCGGCCTCGGATCAGCCGCACCGCCTGCTGTGCAGGCCTATGTTGCAGCACGCACAGCACGAGCCGACCGCACCAAGGCATTGTCGCTTATCGCCTCTTCGTTCGGCTTGGGTACGGTTGTCGGGCCAGCAATTGCGCCGCTTTTGATTTTGCCGGTGCTGGGCCTTTCCAGCCCGATGTTTGCCTTTGCTTTTATAGGCATTGTCGTCATGGTGGCACTGGCGCTGAAACTCCCAAATGATGATCCCGGTTTCGCCGCGCGCGGAGTTGTGACATCAGAACCCTATAGCTCCGCGCCGACATCAGCCAATTTGCGGCGCGATGATGAAGACGATGATGAAGGCGAACCTGAACCACCGCAGCTGCGCTGGCTTGACCAGCGGATCCGTCCCTGGCTCATCACCGGCTTTCTTGGCGGCAACGCACAGGCGATGGCACTTGGCGTTGTTGGATTTCTGGTACTCGACCGACTCGGGCTCCGTGCCGACCCCGCAGCCGGAATAGAGATGACAGGTATCGTATTAATGTCAGGCGCAGCGGCAACACTGCTCGCGCAATGGGGGCTCATCCCGTTACTGCAAATGGGGCCGCGCGCGTGCGTGCTTTGGGGTATGATTACAGCGATGGTCGGTTGCGCAATATTATCAGAAGCTTCCGGGCTTTATTCCATCATCATCGGCTTTGCACTTGCGTCTCTCGGCTTCGGTATGTTCCGCCCGGGCTTCACCGCCGGTTCGTCAATCAATGTTAGCCGCGCCGAGCAGAATGCGGTGGCGGGTATGGTCGCGAGTATAAGTGGTGCGGCATATATAGCTTCACCTGCGATAGGCGTACTTCTCTATACCTTATATGCGCCTCTGCCTTACTGGTTGGCACTTGCAATCTGTCTTTTTCTGTTCGGCTGGGGCTGGAAGACGTTACAGGCCGATTAAGCTGACATCTCGTGCAGTTAACGGCCGATCAGATATAGCTATAACATTTCACTCAGCAATTGCTTTTCACTCACCATGCTTGCTGCCCCGTTCCGGTGTCAGCATGCCTGGAGAAACAAAACCAATAGGCTCGGCGCGCATCGCGTTTTGTTTCAGCTCGCTTTCCATTTTCGAGTATTCCTCCTCCATTTCCGGCGTGACGGACGCCCGACTGTCTTTTAGCGCTTTCTCGAAATGCTTCATCGACACGGTTTCGACCAAACCGCCATATTCACGTAGCGCATAAAGCCCGGCCCGGCGTACAAGGTCTTCAAGATCAGCGCCCGAATATCTTTCCGCTCGTTCCGCAATATCATCCAGATCGACATCCTTCGCCATCGGCATTTTTGATGTATGAATGGCCAATATTCTGCGCCGACCGGCTTTCCCCGGAACCGGCACGTAAATGAGCTCGTCAAACCGGCCGGGCCGCAACAATGCCGGATCAACCAGACCGGGACGGTTCGTCGCGCCGATCAATATTACCGACTGCATTTCCTCAAGCCCGTCCATTTCTGCAAGAATAGTATTGACCACGCGCTCAGTCACTTGCGGTTCACCCATGCCTCCGCCACGCGCCGGAACCAGACTATCAATCTCGTCAATGAACAGGATAGTTGGCGCTACCTGGCGCGCACGGGCAAAAAGCCGGGCAATTTGCTGTTCACTCTCGCCATACCATTTGGAAAGCAGATCGCTGGATTTGGTCGCAATGAAATTCGCTTCCGCCTCGCGCGCAACCGCTTTGGCCAGCAGGGTTTTGCCCGTACCCGGAGGGCCATAGAGCAGAAATCCCTTAGCGGGTCTTATTCCGAGCCGCGTGAAAGCTTCCGGGTTTTTCATCGGCAATTCAATGCCCTCTTTAAGGCGCATCTGCGCATCATCAAGCCCGCCAATGTCTTCCCAGCGAACGTCCGGTGCCTGCACCATCACCTCACGCATCGCCGATGGTTGCACGCGTTTAAGCGCCTCAACAAAATCATCACGCCGAACGACAAGCTCTTCAAGCACTTCGGGCGGCACCGTTTCTGATTCCAGATCCAGCTTGGGCATGATCCGTCGCACGGCTTCTATTGCCGCTTCCCGCGTCAAAGCGGCAAGATCAGCCCCGACAAAACCATAGGTCGTGCGCGCCAGCTCCTGCAAATCAACCGCTGGTTCCAGCGGCATACCCCGCGTGTGGATGCCCAATATCTCTTTGCGGCCTTTTATATCAGGAACACCAACAACGATTTCACGATCAAACCGGCCGGGACGGCGCAATGCCTCATCAATGGCTTCAGGCCGGTTTGTGGCAGCAATAACGACCAGATTAAGCCGTGACTCCAGTCCGTCCATAAGGGTCAGAAGTTGCGCGACCAGACGTTTCTCGGTTTCCCCTTGCACCTGACCACGTTTGGGCGCGATGGAGTCGATCTCGTCGATAAACAGGATCGACGGCGCAGCCTTGGTCGCTTCTTCAAAAATCTCGCGGAGTTTTTTCTCCGACTCGCCGTAGGCGGACCCCATGATTTCCGGGCCGTTGATCAGGAAAAATTCAGCGTCGCTTTCATTCGCAACCGCGCGGGCAAGGCGGGTTTTTCCTGTTCCCGGAGGGCCATGGAGCAACACACCGCGCGGGGGATCAACGCCAAGCCGGGTGAATAATTGCGGGTAACGCAGTGGCAGCTCGACCATTTCGCGCAGCTGATCAATCGTCTCATGCAATCCACCAACATCATCATATGTGACATCCGCGCGACGGTGTTCGGTTGTTTCTTCATATTCCGGGCGTAACTCAACCTCGGTGTCCTGATCGATATGAACAACGCCTTTGGGAGATGTTGACACCACGGTTAACCTGATCTGCTGCAGGGAAAATGCCGGAGCAGCAAGCATCTGCTGAAGTTGGGGCGGCATATCACCGCGATCGACTTGCTGCTGGCCGTGAGTAGCAACAAAATCACCAGCGGTTACCGGCCGGCCCATAAAGCTTCGTTTCAAGCCATTCCCGCTGCCATGCAGACGCAGGTCTTTTTGCGCCGGGGCGAACACCACTTTCTTTGCTGGTTTCGAATCCACCTTGCGAATTTCGACGAAATCCCCGGAGCCCACACCGGCATTTGCGCGCTGCAAGCCATCAAGCCTTGCAAAATCAAGCCCTTCATCTTCGGGATAGGGAAGAACGGCCCGTGCAGGCGTAGGGCGTTTGCCGGATATTTCGACAACGTCACCCTCGATCAACCCGAGTTTGCCAAGGTTTTCCCGAGACAATCGGGCCAAGCCGCGGCCACTATCTTCCGGTCGCGCGTTGGCAACCTGCAGTTTTATCATTGGATCGTCGTTTGTTGTTTTGTCTTCGGGGGTTGCTGCGTCAGCCACGGGGGAGGATCTCCTCAAACTATCTATTGCATTATTAACAAGATAGGGAGCTGCGCGGCTTTATGCGACCCTGAATTTTTTTCGGATGCGTCGGCCGCAGATTTAGGCCAAAAAAAAGGGCTAGCCCCGAAAGACTAGCCCTAAAAAGTTTTTAGGAGAGGATGCCTGAAAGGCACATCCTATTTGAGGGAAAATGGCTTATGTTGCAAGTGCGAAAAGATTATTTTCAGATGCAAAATTTGCAATCATAATACGCCCAAATCGGACTGATTATGCCATTTTTACCAGTATTATTACATTTTGCGTTGCACAATCTGCATTTTGACACGATAGAAACGCTATCATGCGGCGTCTTCCTCCCCTTCGCGCTCTTGAAGCCTTTGTTCGTGTGGCACGGCTTGGTTCATCCAAGGCGGCCGCCGCTGAACTTGCCCTTTCTGCACCCGCCCTGAGCCGACGGATAAAGTCTCTCGAAGATCATATTGGAAAGACGCTGTTCGAGCGCCGCAATCAATCAATGATTCTCAATGAGGATGGTCGGATCCTGCTCGAAACGGTTGCTCCTGCGATGGAAAATATCGCCGATGCCGTGGAAAAAATGACGGTTACCGGAAGCGACATGCGGTTGCGACTGGGCGTTTTACCGCTGTTTGGCGCAACCCGGCTGTTGCCGCGCTTGCCGGAGCTTAAAAAGCTCTATCCCAAACTGCATATTGATGTGGATACGTCGAGCCATGCGGAAAATATGCTGGGCGATGTTATCGACGCGGCGATCATTATAGCAGACCATGTCGATCCAAATCTCCATTCGGTAAAACTGGACAGCAACAAGGTTTATGCCATCGCTTCATCGGAGCTCAAAAATGGCCCGAATGCGATCACAACTCCAACGGATCTGCAAAACCATAATATTCTGGTTCACAGCGATATGACCAAAGCGTTCGATCAGTGGAAATTGGCAGTCGGTTTGCCCGATCTCGAACCAGCGGGCGTCGACCATATGAATAGCGGACCCTTGATGCTCGAAGCCGCAGCCCAAGGGTTGGGCGTTGCCATCATGCACGGCGGTCATTTTTCGGATGCAAATGACCCGCGTTTGGTGCGGTTATTCGACTATGACATTGATAGCCCCTATAGCTACTGGTTCGTTTGCCGCAAACGGGACAGGAAAAATCGCGCCGTACGGATTTTCCATGATTGGGTCATTAAAGCTGGCCTGTAACATTGCGGTAAACTAGAGGCCCGCCAACACGACTTCATGAAGGCCGCAAATGATCGTTCATTTTCTCTACGAACCCGGTGATGGGGGGTTGGACCGCGTCGCCATATTGCTGGCCAATGGCATGGCAAACCGTGGCCTACCGGTTGAACTATGGCTAGTGAAAGATGAAGGCGCGACGGCGTCACTAATCGACAGGGGAAAAGTGAAGGTCCGCATCTTGCCGACGTCTAATATCGGCAGTCGAGGATTTCGCCTTTTCCGGATCATTCCTGCTTTGGCCAGAATGATCCGAGAACATAAACCTCGGGCAAT is a window encoding:
- the tolQ gene encoding protein TolQ; the encoded protein is MLDQLSVDAVSGNFSPIALFLEADIVVKLVMVGLLLASVWTWTIIVSFALKIGRTQSKSEKFERAFSSADNVDSFYESHGKSTLPMAKVLAAGVKEWRRSTARGPIDRDGTRQRLATAMNATIAHEVDQLADRLNFLATVGSVAPFVGLFGTVWGIMRSFSAIAAEQNSSLAVVAPGIAEALFATAIGLFAAIPAVIAYNRFSHRLNKLEARMGRFADGFHATLSRELELGD
- the tolR gene encoding protein TolR produces the protein MGMNMGSGIGRRGGRRGRAPMAEINVTPFVDVMLVLLIIFMVTAPLLVAGVPVDLPESRANALEQDQEPVQISIDPEGRVYLGEDEVSQSALAARLGEIAATQDPENPRQIMLRGDKTLDYGLIMGVMGELNRAGLNRVSLVTTGSSDTN
- a CDS encoding cell envelope biogenesis protein TolA — protein: MEKAEKIGLGVAAAGHIALFGVLSLSLIAKPDEAFRPKPMEVMIADEVGLESSTPNPAMVAPATSVAPELGLPEESSFMEPEPLPEPPPTPAATPKPTVKPAPTSSEPRRRPDKPTSTTKPKPKPAAKPTPAAKPTPAAKPKPTPKGSRLGDDFLKGVTDAPSTSQNQNIRAEKASASAVASLQRELYRLVKQRWSPPSGADSELLRTKVVARLDRDGKIIGSPSASTTGITASNRSQVGVHQERAIAAVRLAAPYTTFPEKFYDEWKVIEPVLYQGI
- the pal gene encoding peptidoglycan-associated lipoprotein Pal, which codes for MCDPLLITSSLVLAGCAKKAPDDLPPPPVGTTQPTGPTGPVGPGYAPGSQGDFLANTMSDRILFDTDRYNVDSQDQVILQSQAQWLAQHPNARITIEGHADERGTRDYNLALGERRANAAKNYLASLGVSPSRMTTVSYGKERPDALGSNESAWAQNRRAVSVVVR
- the tolB gene encoding Tol-Pal system beta propeller repeat protein TolB yields the protein MLIGITAPVKAQLTVDVDNSAGDELVISVPGLPTPQSVNTPAGSTAELGGKISDVIVSDLRSSGLFKPKGRNEVRGISFDEVTAPQFPYWAGTNSSALIQGFIRANPDGKLTVGCYLYDVALETELTRQGFVVDPGDWRRAAHKCADSIYSRLSGESPFFDSRIAYIAETGPKGNRTKRLAIMDSDGANHRFITNGQATALTPRFSPDYRRLVYLSFLDGNPRIYVYEIGTGQQKLITQSTNPTFAPRWSPDGKWILYSMAISGNTDIYKVSSGGGTPQRLTFSPGIDIGGSFSPDGSRIVFESDRSGSQQLYVMGANGGNENRISFGGGRYATPEWSPRGDLISFTKMAGNFRIGVMTPSGGGERLLTNSWQDEAPTWAPNGRVIQFFRTARGSGQTGIWQVDLTGRNERKLPTPVDGSDPAWGPLLP